In a single window of the Sander lucioperca isolate FBNREF2018 chromosome 19, SLUC_FBN_1.2, whole genome shotgun sequence genome:
- the capn3b gene encoding calpain-3b isoform X2, whose protein sequence is MGDKKYKVPLVEDTKVRVLYETEAFGPVDKADYPPTGTNSIYSAILSRNEAVKDAKRLKTFLELRDKYVTKKVVFEDPLFPADDSSLFYSHKPSMKIEWKRPSEICENPQFIIDGANRTDICQGELGDCWLLAAIACLTVNEKLLYRVIPPDQSFTDNYAGIFHFQFWRYGEWIDVVVDDRIPTCKNQLVFTKSFRKNEFWSALLEKAYAKLHGSYEALKGGNTLEAMEDFTGGVTEFFELSEAPKDLYNIMRKALERGSLMGCSIDILSATEVETRTEQGLVRGHAYSIIGLAECDEVAKDTRIRLIRLRNPWGWVLWKGPWSANSKEWSTISTADKGNLKKQTVEESEFWMSFDDFQRNFTKLEMCNLTPDTLQGDERHSWTVSVNEGRWVRGSSAGGCRNFPHTFWTNPQYRLKLYEEDDDPEDGQATCTVVVALMQKGRRMQRHQGAKFLTIGFSIYEVPKEMCGQDQHLQKDFFLYTASKAKCKTYINLREVTERFQLPPGEYVIIPTTFEAHQEGEFILRVFSEKQNMSEEAENTIGSDQTQPIVFVSDRARANKEIEHDGIQGEKRKKPKQKLLQPEKETEEEKQFRAIYQKIAGEDMQVCANELKMIMKNVLAKHNEIQTEGFSLETCRSMIALMDTDGTGKLNLQEFKHLWKKIKEWQRIFKRYDKDKSSSISSFEMRNAVNDAGFQLNRQLYDIIAMRYADEHLNIDFDSYICCFVRLEGMFRAFNAFDKDGDGIIKLNVLEWLQLTMYS, encoded by the exons ATGGGGGACAAGAAATATAAAGTACCTCTTGTTGAGGATACAAAGGTGAGGGTGCTTTATGAAACTGAAGCATTTGGGCCCGTTGACAAAGCTGATTACCCTCCTACTGGGACTAACTCCATCTACTCTGCGATTCTAAGCCGAAACGAGGCTGTCAAAGATGCCAAGCGTCTTAAGACTTTTTTGGAATTGCGAGACAAATATGTAACGAAGAAGGTGGTGTTTGAAGACCCCCTGTTCCCTGCAGATGACTCCTCACTCTTCTACAGTCATAAACCTTCCATGAAGATTGAGTGGAAACGTCCCTCG GAAATTTGTGAAAACCCCCAGTTCATCATAGATGGAGCCAACAGGACAGACATCTGTCAGGGAGAATTGG GTGactgctggctgctggctgcaATCGCCTGTCTGACAGTGAATGAGAAGCTGCTGTATAGAGTGATTCCTCCGGACCAGAGCTTCACTGACAACTATGCAGGCATCTTCCATTTCCAG TTCTGGCGTTATGGCGAATGGATCGATGTGGTTGTGGACGACCGCATTCCCACCTGCAAGAACCAGCTGGTTTTCACCAAATCTTTCAGAAAGAACGAGTTCTGGAGTGCCCTTTTGGAAAAAGCTTATGCCAA gttgcaCGGGTCTTATGAGGCACTTAAAGGGGGCAACACTTTGGAAGCCATGGAGGATTTCACAGGAGGAGTTACTGAATTCTTCGAGTTGTCCGAGGCGCCCAAAGACCTCTATAACATCATGAGGAAGGCGCTGGAGAGAGGCTCGCTAATGGGCTGCTCCATAGAT ATTCTTTCAGCCACTGAAGTGGAGACTCGGACTGAACAGGGGCTGGTCAGGGGTCATGCCTACTCCATCATAGGCCTGGCAGAG TGTGACGAGGTTGCAAAGGACACCAGAATTCGCCTGATTCGCCTGCGAAATCCCTGGGGTTGGGTGCTGTGGAAGGGACCATGGAGTGCAAA TTCAAAGGAATGGTCGACCATTTCCACAGCAGACAAGGGCaacctaaaaaaacaaactgtagaGGAGAGTGAGTTCTG GATGTCTTTTGATGATTTCCAGAGGAACTTCACAAAGTTGGAGATGTGTAACTTGACCCCCGACACCCTGCAGGGTGATGAAAGGCACAGTTGGACAGTGTCGGTCAATGAGGGTCGCTGGGTGAGAGGCAGCTCTGCTGGCGGCTGCAGGAACTTCCCAC ACACATTCTGGACGAACCCACAGTATCGGCTGAAACTGTACGAGGAGGATGACGACCCAGAGGACGGGCAGGCGACCTGCACTGTTGTCGTGGCTCTGATGCAGAAAGGGCGAAGGATGCAGCGCCATCAAGGGGCCAAATTCCTCACCATTGGATTTTCCATCTACGAG GTGCCGAAGGAG ATGTGTGGACAGGATCAACACCTGCAGAAGGACTTCTTCCTGTACACAGCCTCCAAAGCTAAATGCAAGACCTACATTAACCTGCGGGAGGTGACGGAGCGTTTCCAGCTGCCTCCAGGAGAGTACGTCATCATCCCAACGACCTTTGAAGCCCATCAAGAGGGAGAGTTCATTCTCAGGGTCTTCTCTGAGAAGCAGAACATGTCTGA GGAGGCGGAGAACACGATCGGATCTGACCAAACGCAG CCTATTGTATTTGTGTCAGACAGAGCACGGGCCAACAAAGAAATTGAGCATGACGGCATTCAGGGGGAAAAGAGGAAGAAACCAAAG CAAAAACTACTCCAACCTGAGAAGGAGACTGAAGAGGAAAAACAGTTCAGAGCCATTTACCAAAAGATTGCTGGTGAG GACATGCAGGTCTGTGCCAACGAACTCAAGATGATCATGAAGAACGTACTTGCCAAAC ATAATGAAATACAGACTGAGGGTTTCAGCCTTGAGACATGTCGGAGTATGATCGCCTTGATGGAT ACTGATGGGACAGGAAAGCTGAACCTACAGGAGTTCAAACACTTGTGGAAAAAGATAAAGGAGTGGCAG CGGATCTTCAAACGATACGATAAAGACAAATCCAGCTCTATCAGTAGTTTTGAGATGAGGAACGCTGTTAATGATGCAG GGTTTCAACTCAACAGACAGCTGTATGACATCATAGCCATGCGCTACGCAGACGAACACCTAAACATCGATTTTGACAGTTATATCTGCTGTTTTGTGAGACTAGAGGGCATGTTCA GAGCTTTTAATGCCTTTGACAAAGATGGAGATGGAATAATCAAGCTCAATGTCCTGGAG TGGCTTCAGCTGACCATGTATTCTTAA
- the capn3b gene encoding calpain-3b isoform X1: MGDKKYKVPLVEDTKVRVLYETEAFGPVDKADYPPTGTNSIYSAILSRNEAVKDAKRLKTFLELRDKYVTKKVVFEDPLFPADDSSLFYSHKPSMKIEWKRPSEICENPQFIIDGANRTDICQGELGDCWLLAAIACLTVNEKLLYRVIPPDQSFTDNYAGIFHFQFWRYGEWIDVVVDDRIPTCKNQLVFTKSFRKNEFWSALLEKAYAKLHGSYEALKGGNTLEAMEDFTGGVTEFFELSEAPKDLYNIMRKALERGSLMGCSIDILSATEVETRTEQGLVRGHAYSIIGLAECDEVAKDTRIRLIRLRNPWGWVLWKGPWSANSKEWSTISTADKGNLKKQTVEESEFWMSFDDFQRNFTKLEMCNLTPDTLQGDERHSWTVSVNEGRWVRGSSAGGCRNFPHTFWTNPQYRLKLYEEDDDPEDGQATCTVVVALMQKGRRMQRHQGAKFLTIGFSIYEVPKEMCGQDQHLQKDFFLYTASKAKCKTYINLREVTERFQLPPGEYVIIPTTFEAHQEGEFILRVFSEKQNMSEEAENTIGSDQTQQDKKKKEKPIVFVSDRARANKEIEHDGIQGEKRKKPKQKLLQPEKETEEEKQFRAIYQKIAGEDMQVCANELKMIMKNVLAKHNEIQTEGFSLETCRSMIALMDTDGTGKLNLQEFKHLWKKIKEWQRIFKRYDKDKSSSISSFEMRNAVNDAGFQLNRQLYDIIAMRYADEHLNIDFDSYICCFVRLEGMFRAFNAFDKDGDGIIKLNVLEWLQLTMYS; encoded by the exons ATGGGGGACAAGAAATATAAAGTACCTCTTGTTGAGGATACAAAGGTGAGGGTGCTTTATGAAACTGAAGCATTTGGGCCCGTTGACAAAGCTGATTACCCTCCTACTGGGACTAACTCCATCTACTCTGCGATTCTAAGCCGAAACGAGGCTGTCAAAGATGCCAAGCGTCTTAAGACTTTTTTGGAATTGCGAGACAAATATGTAACGAAGAAGGTGGTGTTTGAAGACCCCCTGTTCCCTGCAGATGACTCCTCACTCTTCTACAGTCATAAACCTTCCATGAAGATTGAGTGGAAACGTCCCTCG GAAATTTGTGAAAACCCCCAGTTCATCATAGATGGAGCCAACAGGACAGACATCTGTCAGGGAGAATTGG GTGactgctggctgctggctgcaATCGCCTGTCTGACAGTGAATGAGAAGCTGCTGTATAGAGTGATTCCTCCGGACCAGAGCTTCACTGACAACTATGCAGGCATCTTCCATTTCCAG TTCTGGCGTTATGGCGAATGGATCGATGTGGTTGTGGACGACCGCATTCCCACCTGCAAGAACCAGCTGGTTTTCACCAAATCTTTCAGAAAGAACGAGTTCTGGAGTGCCCTTTTGGAAAAAGCTTATGCCAA gttgcaCGGGTCTTATGAGGCACTTAAAGGGGGCAACACTTTGGAAGCCATGGAGGATTTCACAGGAGGAGTTACTGAATTCTTCGAGTTGTCCGAGGCGCCCAAAGACCTCTATAACATCATGAGGAAGGCGCTGGAGAGAGGCTCGCTAATGGGCTGCTCCATAGAT ATTCTTTCAGCCACTGAAGTGGAGACTCGGACTGAACAGGGGCTGGTCAGGGGTCATGCCTACTCCATCATAGGCCTGGCAGAG TGTGACGAGGTTGCAAAGGACACCAGAATTCGCCTGATTCGCCTGCGAAATCCCTGGGGTTGGGTGCTGTGGAAGGGACCATGGAGTGCAAA TTCAAAGGAATGGTCGACCATTTCCACAGCAGACAAGGGCaacctaaaaaaacaaactgtagaGGAGAGTGAGTTCTG GATGTCTTTTGATGATTTCCAGAGGAACTTCACAAAGTTGGAGATGTGTAACTTGACCCCCGACACCCTGCAGGGTGATGAAAGGCACAGTTGGACAGTGTCGGTCAATGAGGGTCGCTGGGTGAGAGGCAGCTCTGCTGGCGGCTGCAGGAACTTCCCAC ACACATTCTGGACGAACCCACAGTATCGGCTGAAACTGTACGAGGAGGATGACGACCCAGAGGACGGGCAGGCGACCTGCACTGTTGTCGTGGCTCTGATGCAGAAAGGGCGAAGGATGCAGCGCCATCAAGGGGCCAAATTCCTCACCATTGGATTTTCCATCTACGAG GTGCCGAAGGAG ATGTGTGGACAGGATCAACACCTGCAGAAGGACTTCTTCCTGTACACAGCCTCCAAAGCTAAATGCAAGACCTACATTAACCTGCGGGAGGTGACGGAGCGTTTCCAGCTGCCTCCAGGAGAGTACGTCATCATCCCAACGACCTTTGAAGCCCATCAAGAGGGAGAGTTCATTCTCAGGGTCTTCTCTGAGAAGCAGAACATGTCTGA GGAGGCGGAGAACACGATCGGATCTGACCAAACGCAG Caagacaagaaaaagaaagaaaag CCTATTGTATTTGTGTCAGACAGAGCACGGGCCAACAAAGAAATTGAGCATGACGGCATTCAGGGGGAAAAGAGGAAGAAACCAAAG CAAAAACTACTCCAACCTGAGAAGGAGACTGAAGAGGAAAAACAGTTCAGAGCCATTTACCAAAAGATTGCTGGTGAG GACATGCAGGTCTGTGCCAACGAACTCAAGATGATCATGAAGAACGTACTTGCCAAAC ATAATGAAATACAGACTGAGGGTTTCAGCCTTGAGACATGTCGGAGTATGATCGCCTTGATGGAT ACTGATGGGACAGGAAAGCTGAACCTACAGGAGTTCAAACACTTGTGGAAAAAGATAAAGGAGTGGCAG CGGATCTTCAAACGATACGATAAAGACAAATCCAGCTCTATCAGTAGTTTTGAGATGAGGAACGCTGTTAATGATGCAG GGTTTCAACTCAACAGACAGCTGTATGACATCATAGCCATGCGCTACGCAGACGAACACCTAAACATCGATTTTGACAGTTATATCTGCTGTTTTGTGAGACTAGAGGGCATGTTCA GAGCTTTTAATGCCTTTGACAAAGATGGAGATGGAATAATCAAGCTCAATGTCCTGGAG TGGCTTCAGCTGACCATGTATTCTTAA